In the genome of Pseudomonas sp. LBUM920, one region contains:
- the csrA gene encoding carbon storage regulator CsrA — protein sequence MLVLSRAVGEIISIGDDIALHILELNGTQVKFGIQAPVGVNVHRAEVYQKILERQVTQPETNP from the coding sequence ATGCTGGTCTTAAGCCGCGCCGTAGGCGAAATCATTTCCATCGGCGATGACATCGCCTTGCATATCCTCGAGCTGAACGGAACCCAGGTGAAATTCGGCATCCAGGCACCGGTAGGGGTCAATGTGCACCGCGCCGAGGTGTATCAGAAAATCCTCGAGCGCCAAGTCACGCAACCTGAAACCAACCCCTAG
- a CDS encoding osmoprotectant NAGGN system M42 family peptidase, producing MSRTIPEPDLTYLQKVLLEMLAIPSPTGFTDTIVRYVAERLEELGIPFEMTRRGTIRATLKGQKNSPDRAVSAHLDTIGAAVRAIKDNGRLTLAPVGCWSSRFAEGSRVSLFTDNGVIRGSVLPLMASGHAFNTAVDEMPVSWDHVELRLDAYCATRADCDSLGISIGDYVAFDPLPEFTDSGHISARHLDDKAGVAALLAALKAIIDSGEPLLIDCHPLFTITEETGSGAAAALPWDVSEFVGIDIAPVAPGQHSSEHAVSVAMQDSGGPYDYHLSRHLLRLASDNDLPVRRDLFRYYFSDAHSAVTAGHDIRTALLAFGCDATHGYERTHIDSLAALSRLLSAYILSPPVFASDAQPAQGSLDRFSHQIEHETQMESDTRVPSVDSLVGQKS from the coding sequence ATGAGCCGAACCATCCCAGAACCGGATCTCACCTACCTGCAGAAGGTGCTGCTGGAAATGCTCGCCATTCCCAGCCCTACCGGCTTCACCGACACCATCGTGCGCTACGTCGCTGAGCGCCTGGAAGAACTGGGGATCCCCTTTGAGATGACCCGGCGCGGCACGATTCGCGCCACCCTCAAGGGCCAGAAAAACAGCCCCGACCGTGCCGTCTCGGCCCACTTGGACACCATCGGCGCCGCCGTGCGTGCGATCAAGGACAACGGCCGCCTGACCCTGGCGCCCGTCGGTTGCTGGTCCAGCCGTTTTGCCGAAGGCAGTCGCGTCAGCCTGTTCACCGACAACGGCGTGATCCGTGGCAGTGTGCTGCCGCTGATGGCCTCAGGGCATGCCTTCAACACCGCCGTGGATGAAATGCCGGTGAGCTGGGACCATGTCGAACTGCGCCTGGACGCCTACTGTGCCACCCGCGCCGACTGCGATTCGCTGGGCATCAGTATTGGTGACTACGTGGCGTTTGACCCGCTGCCCGAGTTCACCGACAGCGGCCACATCAGCGCGCGCCATCTGGACGATAAAGCCGGCGTGGCTGCACTGCTCGCCGCGCTCAAGGCGATCATCGACAGCGGCGAACCGTTGCTGATCGACTGTCACCCACTGTTTACCATCACCGAAGAAACCGGCAGCGGCGCCGCCGCGGCATTGCCTTGGGACGTGAGTGAATTTGTCGGCATCGACATCGCTCCGGTCGCGCCCGGTCAGCATTCGAGCGAACACGCAGTGAGTGTGGCGATGCAGGATTCCGGCGGGCCGTACGACTATCACCTGTCCCGGCATTTGTTGCGCCTGGCCTCGGACAACGACCTGCCCGTGCGTCGCGACCTGTTCCGCTATTACTTCAGCGACGCGCATTCGGCGGTCACCGCCGGGCACGACATTCGCACCGCGCTGCTGGCGTTCGGTTGCGATGCAACCCACGGCTACGAGCGCACGCACATCGACAGCCTGGCGGCATTGAGTCGCCTGCTGAGCGCGTACATCCTCAGCCCGCCGGTCTTTGCCAGCGATGCGCAACCGGCGCAGGGTTCGCTGGACCGCTTCAGTCATCAGATCGAGCACGAAACGCAGATGGAGAGCGATACGCGAGTGCCCTCGGTGGACAGTCTGGTAGGACAGAAGTCCTGA
- a CDS encoding YheU family protein translates to MLIPYDALEVDTLTRLIEDFVTRDGTDNGDETPLETRVLRVRQALTKGQALIVFDPESEQCQLMLKHDVPKHLFD, encoded by the coding sequence ATGCTGATTCCCTACGACGCACTTGAAGTCGACACCCTGACCCGGCTCATCGAAGACTTCGTCACCCGCGATGGCACTGATAATGGCGATGAAACGCCCTTGGAGACCCGCGTGCTGCGCGTGCGCCAGGCGCTGACCAAAGGGCAGGCGCTGATTGTGTTCGACCCTGAAAGCGAGCAATGCCAGTTGATGCTCAAGCACGATGTGCCCAAGCATCTGTTCGATTGA